Below is a genomic region from Mycolicibacter hiberniae.
CCCCCAGCGGCTACCTGGACCTGGGCGCCGAGGGCTTCGACGGCACCGTCCTCGACTCCAACGACAGCTACCCGCCGAGTTCGGCGATCGGTGTGGTCGACGTGGATGAGCCCCTCCTGCGGCGCAGGCCATTCCTGCTGGCCAGCAGCGGACTCGCGGCGTTCTTCGTGGTCGGGGTCTCCAGCCTGGCGGTGGCGCTGGCGGTCAGCATCCGGCCCACCGCCGCCGATCATCCGGCGCCCAGTGGGCACATCATCGCGCCCACCCAGCAGGCGCCCGCCCCGGCGCCCGCACCCGAAGTGGCGCCCCTGCCCGCGCCCGAACCGCCGGCCGTCAAGGTCCCGGTGGCTCAGCCGGTGCCCGCTCCCGCGGCCCCGGCGCCCGCGCCCGCGGCTCCGGCAGTTCCGGTGCCCGCCCCAGCCGCTCCGGCGCCCGCCCCGGTGGCTCCCGTACCGGTACCGGTGCCGGTCCAAGTTCCGGCACCGGTCGAGGTTCCGGCCCCCGCCGCGCCGGTGCCCGCCCCACAGATCCAGCAACCCGAGCTGCCGCCGCTCTTTCGGCCGCCCGCCCAAAAGCCCTCCAACAACGGCGGCAATCCGTCGTGGCTGCCCGATAACGATGGTGGCGGCAAGAAGGGCGGTAACCCGTCCTGGTTCCCCGATAACGATGGGGGCAAGAAGGGCGGTAACCCGTCGTGGTTCCCCGATAACGATGGTGGCGGCAAGAAGGGCGGCAATCCGTCGCCATGGCTGCCCGGAATCGGCACCAACGGCGGCGGGGGAAATCCCTGGATCCCGGGGCTGGGGGGCGGAAGCAACGCCCGCGGCGGCGGAGGCGGCTCCTGGTTTCCCGGCTTCGGCGGGGGCGGTCAGGGTGGCGGCGGTAAGAGTGGCGGCTGGCCCTTCTGAGCAGGCGCACAATCCACTAGCCTGACGCCGTGGACTATGCCGCAGCACTGCTCGATGAGACCCGCGGATTCGGCGAGCTGATCCGGGCCGGCGATCCCGAGCGGGCGGTCCCGACGTGCCCCGGATGGAACCTCAACCAACTCTTCCGGCACTACGGACGCGGAAACCGTTGGGCTGCACAGATCATCGCTGACCGGATGGACCATCCGCTGGATCCGCGAGACGTTGCCGGCGGCAAGCCCCCCGCCGAGCCCGACGCCGCCATCGACTGGCTCTACGAAGGGGCGCAACTGGTACTGGACGCGGTCGCGCAGACGGGGCCGGACACGCCGGTCTGGACGTTCACCGGCCCGCGCCCCGCCGCATGGTGGGTGCGCCGCCGGCTGCACGAGGCCACCGTGCACCGCGCGGACGCCGCGCTGGCACTCGGTGATGCCGTTGCGGACTTCACGTTGCCTGCGGAGTTGGCCGCCGACGGGATCAGCGAGCTGCTGGATCTGACTCCGGCACTGCTGGCGCGCAACGGGCAGACACCGGCGCTTGCCGAGGGCCAGAGCGTTCACCTGCACGCCACCGACGAAGGCCTCGGAGCGGCGGGGGAATGGACGATCAGCCGGCCGGCCGGCGCCGACACGGTCAGCTGGTCGCATGACCATGGCAAAGGTTCGGTGGCACTGCGGGGTTCGGCCCTCGAGCTGTTTCTGGCGGTCACCCGCCGGGTCGCAGTCGCCGAGACCGGCGTCGCGGTCTTCGGCGACGCCGCGGTGTGGCAGAACTGGATCGACCACACCGCCTTCTGATCGGGCGGTAACTTGGGCGACCATGAGCACATCGGAGATCGCAACGGTACTTGCCTGGCACGACGCCCTGGCCGCCGGTGATCTAGACACGCTGGAACAACTGTCCAGCGACGATATCGAGTTGGCCGACGCCGACGGCGCCGGTCAGGGCCTCGAGGCATTGCGCCAGTGGGCCGCGTCAGTCGAGGTCAACGCCGGTATCGGCCGGATGTACTTCCATGACGGGGTGGTCGTGGCCGAACTGACCCCGGCGGGTGGCGGCGTGGCCCAAGCGGTCGCCTTCCGGGTGGTGCACGATCACGTCACCGCGGCGTTTCGCCACCAGGACCTGGAAGAGGCCCTGGCGGCGACGGAGCTCACCGAGGGCGATCGGGTCGATTAGTCCCCGGCGGGGATCCGCTTCACCCGGCTCCGCCGCGTTCGCGATCCCCGCTAAGCTCGACGCCATGCGCGGGATCATCCTGGCCGGTGGCTCCGGTACCCGCCTGCATCCGATCACCATGGGCGTCAGCAAACAGCTGCTGCCGGTCTACGACAAGCCGCTGGTCTACTACCCGCTGTGCACGCTGATGCTGGCGGGGATTCGGGACATTCAAGTGATCACCACGGGCCACGACGCCCCGGCCTTCCGGCGATTGCTCGGCGACGGTACGGCATTCGGCGTCGACATCAGCTACGCCGTCCAAGAGCAGCCGGACGGACTGGCGCGGGCATTCGTGATCGGCGCCGACCACATCGGCACCGAAAGCGTTGCGCTGGTGCTGGGGGACAACATCTTTTACGGCGCCGGCTTGGGAACCAGTCTACGGCGCCACCAATCACCTTCCGGTGCCGTGATTTTCGCTTACTGGATGGCCGACCCGTCGGCCTACGGGGTGGTCGAGTTCGATGCCGCCGGATCCGCGGTGTCGGTGGTGGAGAAGCCGGTGGCGCCGAGGTCGCACTACGCGATCCCGGGTCTGTACTTCTACGACAACGACGTCGTGGAAATCGCCAAGGGCCTCAAGCCCTCCGCGCGCGGCGAATACGAGATCGCCGACGTCAACCAGACCTACCTGGAGCAGGGCCGGCTCACGGTTGAGACGCTGGCCCGCGGCACCGCGTGGCTGGACACCGGCACCTTCGATTCCCTGCTGGACGCCGGCGACTACGTCCGCACCGTCGAACGCCGGCAGGGACTCAAGATCGGCGTCCCCGAAGAAGTGGCGTGGCGGATGGGTTTCATCGACGACGAGGCCCTGGCCGCGCGCGCCGCAGCCCTGTGCAAGTCTGGCTACGGGGACTACCTGCGGGGACTGCTGGCTCGGCCGTGAAGCCGCTCAGGGCCGGTAGCTGACCAGGAAGTTGCCCAGCCGCTCGATGGCGCTGGACAGGTCCCGGGCCCACGGCAGGGTCACGATCCGCAGATGATCCGGCGCCGGCCAGTTGAACCCGGTGCCCTGGGTGACCAGGATCTTCTCCTGCAGCAACAGGTCCAGCACCAACTGCTCGTCGCTGTCGATCGGGTAGACCTCGGGGTCCAACCGGGGGAACGCGTACAGCGCGCCGCGGGGCTTGACGCAGGTGACGCCCGGAATCTCGTTGAGCTTGTTCCACGCGACATCACGCTGTTCGAGCAGCCGCCCGCCCGGCAACACCAGGTCATCGATGCTCTGGTGACCGCCCAAGGCCACCTGAATGGCATGCTGGGCCGGCACATTCGGGCACAGCCGCATGTTGGCCAGCAGGTTGATGCCCTCCAGGAAACTGGTCGCGTGCTCCTTGGGGCCGGTGATCGCCACCCAGCCGGAACGGTAGCCGGCCACCCGGTAGGCCTTCGACAGGCCATTGAAGGTCAAACACAGCAGATCCGGGGCCAGGGTGGCCAGGCTGGTGTGTTCGGCGTCGTCGTAGAGGATCTTGTCGTAGATCTCGTCGGCCAGCAGCAGCAGCTGGTGCTTGCGGGCCAACTCGGCGATCTGGCTGAGCACCTCGCGGCTGTACACCGCCCCGGTCGGGTTGTTCGGGTTGATCACCACCAGCGCCTTGGTGCGTTCGGTGATCTTCGATTCGATATCGGCGATGTCGGGTTGCCAGTCCTGCGTCTCGTCGCACAGGTAGTGCACCGGTGTGCCGCCGGCCAGCGACGTCGAGGCCGTCCACAGCGGGTAGTCGGGGGCCGGGATCAGCACCTGGTCGCCGTTGTCCAGCAACGCCTGCAGCACCAGCGAGATCAGCTCTGATACGCCGTTGCCGAGGTAGACGTCATCGACGTCGAAGCGGGGAAAGCCCTCCACCAGTTCGTAGCGGGTGACCACCGCGCGGCGGGCCGGCAGGATGCCTTGCGAGTCCGAGTAGCCCTGCGCGTACGGCAGCGCCTGGATCATGTCGCGCATGATCACATCGGGTGCCTCGAACCCGAACGGCGCCGGGTTGCCGATGTTGAGCTTGAGGATGCGATGCCCCTCGGCCTCCATCCGGGCCGCCTGGGCGTGGATCGGACCGCGGATCTCGTAGAGGACGTCTTGCAGCTTGGTCGACTGCGCGAACGTACGCTGCCGTGGCTGACTGCCGGCGGCAGACCACGGCGTTTGATGCTGCAACGGATGAGCGGTCACGTTGACAATGCTCCCATAGCTGTCCAATCAAAATTTGCCAGAGAAATAAGTTGGGGCCGTATGTGCACCCATACGGCCCCAACCCGTTATCTCTAGCGTTTGCCCGGCGGTCGGGCCCCGCGCTGGATACCCAGGCCCTTCACCGGCGGCTGCTCCTTGGGTGCCTCGGCTGCCGGAGCCGGCTCGGGTGCCGCTTGCGCAGTCTCCGGCTCGGCCGCCACCGGCTCCGCGTCGACGGCAGCAGGCTGCGCGGCCGGGGCGGCCGGGGCCGCCTTCTTGGCGCCGGGGCGACGCGCGCCCGCAGCCATACCCAGTCCCTTCACCGGTGCAGCCGGTGCAGCCGACTCGGCGGGAGCGGCGGGTGCCGCCGGTGCGGCGGACTCAGCCGGAGCGGCAGCGGTCGGCTCGGCGGCGGTTGGGGCCGCCTTCTTGGCGCCGGGCCGCTTGGCCCCACCGGCGAGACCCAATCCCTTCACCGCCGGAGCCGCGGGTGCGGCAGCGGTCGCCTCGGCGGCGGGTGCGGCGGGTGCGGCGGGTGCGGCGGCGGCCGGGGCCGCCTTCTTGGCGCCGGGCCGCTTGGCCCCACCGGCGATCCCGAGCCCCGTGACCGGGGCCGCTGCGGCGGCCTTGGCCTCGGCAGCCGGCTTCTCAGGCGTCGCGGTGGTCGCAGCAGCCGGTGCCGCAGCCTTCTCGGCCACCTTCTTCGGCCCGGTCTCGGCGGCAGCCGCGGCGGCGGTGCCCTTGGCCGGCAACGTCACCGTCGACATGTCCAGGGACTCCAGCAGCAGCTGGGCGATGTCGCGCACGTCCACATCCGAACGCCCGGAGGCTTCGATGCGGTCGTCGACACCGTCGCTGACCATCACCCGGCAGAACGGGCAGCCGGTGGCGATGGTGGAGGCGCCGGTGGCCAGCGCCTCGTCGACGCGGTCGTGGTTCACCCGCTTACCGATGTGCTCTTCCATCCACATCCGGGCACCGCCGGCGCCGCAGCAGAAAGAGCGGTCCATGGTGCGCGGCATCTCGATCAGGTTGGCACCGGCAGCGGCGACCAGCTCGCGCGGCGGCTCGTAGACCTTGTTGTGCCGGCCCAGGAAGCACGGGTCGTGATAGGTGATGTCACGCGAGACCGGCGCCACCGGGATCAGTCGCTTGTCGCGGACCAGGCGGTTGAGCACCTGGCTGTGGTGCAACACCGTGTACTCGCTGCCCAGCTGCGGGTATTCGCGGGAGATCGTGTTGAAGCAGTGCGGGCAGCTGGCGATGATCTTGCGGTCCGGCTTGTCCAGGCCGTCGAAGACCTCGTTGAGCATCTCGACGTTCTGCGAGGCCAACTGCTGGAACAAGAACTCGTTGCCGGCCCGTCGGGCGGGGTCACCGGTACACGTCTCGCCGGTGCCCAGCACCAGGAACTTCACGCCGGCAGCGGCCAGCAGCTCCGCGGTGGCCTTGGTGGTCTTCTTGGCGCGGTCCTCGTAGGCACCGGCGCAGCCCACCCAGAACAGGTACTCGAAGCCGTCGAAGCTGTCGACGTCCTGGCCGTAGACCGGAATGTCGAAGTTGAGCTCATCGATCCAGGAGGTGCGCTCCTTGGCGTTCTGGCCCCACGGGTTGCCCTTGTTCTCCAGGTTCTTGAACAGCACACTCAACTCGGAGGGGAACTCCGACTCCACCAGCACCTGGTAGCGGCGCATGTCCACGATGTGGTCGATGTGTTCGATGTCCACCGGGCACTGCTCGACGCAGGCACCGCAGTTGGTGCACGACCACAGCACGTCGGGGTCGATCACCCCGCCTTCCTCGGCGGTGCCCACCAGCGGGCGGACCGCCTGCTCCGGGCCGGAGCCGCCGATACGCTCGAAGCCCTTCTCCGGCACGTGGTGCCCGGGCAGGGGCTTGGCGTCGGCCAGGTCGACCTCGCCGGTCGGCATCGGCTTCTCGCCGAGCAGGTAGGGGGCCTTGGCCATCCAGTGGTCGCGCAGGTCCATGATGACCAACTTGGGGCTCAGCGGTTTGCCGGTGTTCCAGGCGGGGCACTGCGACTGGCAGCGACCACACTCGGTACAGGTGGCGAAGTCGAGCATGCCCTTCCAGCTGAAGTCTTCGATCTTGCCGCGTCCGAACACTGCGTCTTCGGGCGGGTTGTCGAAGTCCAGGGGCTCGCCCTGGTACTCGATCGGCAGCAGCGGGCCCAGGCCATTGGGCAGGCGCTTGAAGGTGACGTTGATCGGGGCCAGGAAGATGTGCAGGTGCTTGGAGTGCAGCACGAGCAGCAGGAAGCCCAACGCAACACCGACGTGCAGCAGCAGTGAGACGGTCTCGATGGTCTCGTTGGCCGACAGGCTCAGCGGCGCCATGATCTTGCCCATGAGGTGGGACAGGTAGGCGGCCTTACCGTAGGGCAGGCTGCCGGTGTTGGCGGCGGCCCCGCGCAGCAGCAGGAACGTCCACACCACGTTGAGGATCATCACCAGGATCAGCCACGCGCCGCCGTTGTGCGAGCCGTAGAACCGCGAGGACCGGCCATGCTCGGCCGGGTTGCGCAGGATCCGGATGATCATGAAGACGAAGATGGACAGCGTGACCGCGGTGATGAAGAAGTCCTGCATGAAGCCCAGCACGTCCCAGTGCCCGATCAGCGGGATGGCGAAGTCGTGCTGGAACATCTGCCCGTAGGCCTCGATGTAGACCGTGATCAGGACGAAGAACGCCCACATGGTGAAGAAGT
It encodes:
- a CDS encoding (Fe-S)-binding protein, whose protein sequence is MLIRLVVGLSMTALVGALAARRVLWLFNLVKSGQKVGPERTSDIKNRIETQIREVAGQAKLLKWSIPGIAHFFTMWAFFVLITVYIEAYGQMFQHDFAIPLIGHWDVLGFMQDFFITAVTLSIFVFMIIRILRNPAEHGRSSRFYGSHNGGAWLILVMILNVVWTFLLLRGAAANTGSLPYGKAAYLSHLMGKIMAPLSLSANETIETVSLLLHVGVALGFLLLVLHSKHLHIFLAPINVTFKRLPNGLGPLLPIEYQGEPLDFDNPPEDAVFGRGKIEDFSWKGMLDFATCTECGRCQSQCPAWNTGKPLSPKLVIMDLRDHWMAKAPYLLGEKPMPTGEVDLADAKPLPGHHVPEKGFERIGGSGPEQAVRPLVGTAEEGGVIDPDVLWSCTNCGACVEQCPVDIEHIDHIVDMRRYQVLVESEFPSELSVLFKNLENKGNPWGQNAKERTSWIDELNFDIPVYGQDVDSFDGFEYLFWVGCAGAYEDRAKKTTKATAELLAAAGVKFLVLGTGETCTGDPARRAGNEFLFQQLASQNVEMLNEVFDGLDKPDRKIIASCPHCFNTISREYPQLGSEYTVLHHSQVLNRLVRDKRLIPVAPVSRDITYHDPCFLGRHNKVYEPPRELVAAAGANLIEMPRTMDRSFCCGAGGARMWMEEHIGKRVNHDRVDEALATGASTIATGCPFCRVMVSDGVDDRIEASGRSDVDVRDIAQLLLESLDMSTVTLPAKGTAAAAAAETGPKKVAEKAAAPAAATTATPEKPAAEAKAAAAAPVTGLGIAGGAKRPGAKKAAPAAAAPAAPAAPAAEATAAAPAAPAVKGLGLAGGAKRPGAKKAAPTAAEPTAAAPAESAAPAAPAAPAESAAPAAPVKGLGMAAGARRPGAKKAAPAAPAAQPAAVDAEPVAAEPETAQAAPEPAPAAEAPKEQPPVKGLGIQRGARPPGKR
- a CDS encoding pyridoxal phosphate-dependent aminotransferase — encoded protein: MDSYGSIVNVTAHPLQHQTPWSAAGSQPRQRTFAQSTKLQDVLYEIRGPIHAQAARMEAEGHRILKLNIGNPAPFGFEAPDVIMRDMIQALPYAQGYSDSQGILPARRAVVTRYELVEGFPRFDVDDVYLGNGVSELISLVLQALLDNGDQVLIPAPDYPLWTASTSLAGGTPVHYLCDETQDWQPDIADIESKITERTKALVVINPNNPTGAVYSREVLSQIAELARKHQLLLLADEIYDKILYDDAEHTSLATLAPDLLCLTFNGLSKAYRVAGYRSGWVAITGPKEHATSFLEGINLLANMRLCPNVPAQHAIQVALGGHQSIDDLVLPGGRLLEQRDVAWNKLNEIPGVTCVKPRGALYAFPRLDPEVYPIDSDEQLVLDLLLQEKILVTQGTGFNWPAPDHLRIVTLPWARDLSSAIERLGNFLVSYRP
- a CDS encoding nuclear transport factor 2 family protein yields the protein MSTSEIATVLAWHDALAAGDLDTLEQLSSDDIELADADGAGQGLEALRQWAASVEVNAGIGRMYFHDGVVVAELTPAGGGVAQAVAFRVVHDHVTAAFRHQDLEEALAATELTEGDRVD
- a CDS encoding DUF7159 family protein, which codes for MDIVLGVSMAPLSVRMVLVEGERAGGVTVDEDGFEVEAGDAALPHQVVSAILGTQESARESGYRLAATGVTVADQLQAGRLRDALAQHRVENVMLVSAFLAAAALAQTVGSSVGYQRTALMFVEPDGATLAVVDSADGSITEVQKVTLPADDAAAKGELTRLAAEAGRLPSQPEGLFVVGSGVNIGVVKPALDAASALPVSVPEEPETALARGAALASAHTPQFDSSTSALAWARDPGTGMIDPELVALAYAYPADYDATMGEFALAYSAVPDDAPSGYLDLGAEGFDGTVLDSNDSYPPSSAIGVVDVDEPLLRRRPFLLASSGLAAFFVVGVSSLAVALAVSIRPTAADHPAPSGHIIAPTQQAPAPAPAPEVAPLPAPEPPAVKVPVAQPVPAPAAPAPAPAAPAVPVPAPAAPAPAPVAPVPVPVPVQVPAPVEVPAPAAPVPAPQIQQPELPPLFRPPAQKPSNNGGNPSWLPDNDGGGKKGGNPSWFPDNDGGKKGGNPSWFPDNDGGGKKGGNPSPWLPGIGTNGGGGNPWIPGLGGGSNARGGGGGSWFPGFGGGGQGGGGKSGGWPF
- the rfbA gene encoding glucose-1-phosphate thymidylyltransferase RfbA, coding for MRGIILAGGSGTRLHPITMGVSKQLLPVYDKPLVYYPLCTLMLAGIRDIQVITTGHDAPAFRRLLGDGTAFGVDISYAVQEQPDGLARAFVIGADHIGTESVALVLGDNIFYGAGLGTSLRRHQSPSGAVIFAYWMADPSAYGVVEFDAAGSAVSVVEKPVAPRSHYAIPGLYFYDNDVVEIAKGLKPSARGEYEIADVNQTYLEQGRLTVETLARGTAWLDTGTFDSLLDAGDYVRTVERRQGLKIGVPEEVAWRMGFIDDEALAARAAALCKSGYGDYLRGLLARP
- a CDS encoding maleylpyruvate isomerase family mycothiol-dependent enzyme, translated to MDYAAALLDETRGFGELIRAGDPERAVPTCPGWNLNQLFRHYGRGNRWAAQIIADRMDHPLDPRDVAGGKPPAEPDAAIDWLYEGAQLVLDAVAQTGPDTPVWTFTGPRPAAWWVRRRLHEATVHRADAALALGDAVADFTLPAELAADGISELLDLTPALLARNGQTPALAEGQSVHLHATDEGLGAAGEWTISRPAGADTVSWSHDHGKGSVALRGSALELFLAVTRRVAVAETGVAVFGDAAVWQNWIDHTAF